The genomic window AGAGGTAATCGTATTTGGGTGAAAAATGGTTGCCGAGCTGAGTTCTCAGTTGGCGATCGCACAAACGGCAGATATGACAGAAACGGCAGATATGACAGAAACGACAGATATGATAGATATGACAGAAACGGCAGATATGACAGATAGGAAATTGGGTATTTGGGGTGATCCTACCGAAACGGTCTAATTAGAGGCGATTGCCTGTAATCCTTGTACAGCAATAGTTTCATCAAGGTGTATCTAGAGTGATATCAGGCTAATTCCTACTTTCAATCAGCAACACCAAATTCTAGCTAAAGTTATAAGCTCAGGCTCCCCTCCCCTAGTAGGGGAGGGGTTGCTCTTGAGAGGTCACGCAGGAATCACAAGTAATTTACTGGACATGATATCACCAGCGATCGCTAATAAAGAGATGCCAACACCTTATCTGCTGCTGCCCGAAATGCAGTTGCTGCACCAGCGCTCATATCCCGTGGCGCACAGATGCGATTTCTCACATAGGCGAGCGTGATCGCTCCAACCGCAGACACAATCGGATCGGCATTGTCTTTGCCGCCCACGCGCCCCCACGGTAATGCTGCACCATTTGCATTGATGAGATAGTCAGCCAGCAATCTGAGGTGAAAATCAACCGCTTCTTTAACGGCTGTTGTGTCGTCATTGACCGCCAATGCTTGCACCCCGGAGTTTTTCAGGATGTCTCCTAAAGCAACTTCTCGGTTATCAGTCAACCTCTCAGCCGCTTCTGCCCGAAATTGGATTTCTTGGCTAACTGCTGGGTCAGGGGCTAAGGGATTGCCGATTGGTGTCACGCCCCATCTGCGACGCAAGAGTAAATTGTTGGTCGTATCATCCGATTTGACGCGGTGATAGGCGGGACGCTGTTTGAGTGCTTCAAACCAAGCGTTGATGCGAGGATACCGGGGATTTCCCTTGAGTTGATATCCCCGATAAACGGGTAAGTTAGCTGCCAATCGGTCTAAATGGGGGCTATAAGTAATATCTACCACGCTAAAGGTTGACAAAAAGTAGGGGCCAGGATACTTTCCGAGAA from Nostoc sp. UHCC 0926 includes these protein-coding regions:
- a CDS encoding glutathione S-transferase family protein; this encodes MSIQDTVSNWEQLLEIAQKNTPARRVRRPGQSPSTAPIPSSLHKLPPDTEPPVLLYRDTNSWCPFCERVWFALEEKEIPFATEFIDLTNKPKWYTDLVPTTLVPAAKIEGKLVYESKDILLALEERFGPTLLPEDPEENAVARQWLEDAETNGVHIAYKFLRQAPEDPHELASLKAAFEAKLDELEQLLGKYPGPYFLSTFSVVDITYSPHLDRLAANLPVYRGYQLKGNPRYPRINAWFEALKQRPAYHRVKSDDTTNNLLLRRRWGVTPIGNPLAPDPAVSQEIQFRAEAAERLTDNREVALGDILKNSGVQALAVNDDTTAVKEAVDFHLRLLADYLINANGAALPWGRVGGKDNADPIVSAVGAITLAYVRNRICAPRDMSAGAATAFRAAADKVLASLY